AGAACAAGGTGCATAATTCAATGGATATTAGTTGCTTAAGTGGACGAAAATTAATTCAATTTTCATAATGAAAACAAGGAGGAAAAACAAATGACTAAAGAACAAATTATTGAAGCAGTTAAAGAAATGACTGTTTTAGAACTTAACGATTTAGTAAAAGCAATTGAAGAAGAATTTGGTGTAACTGCTGCTGCTCCTGTAGCAATGGCTGGTGGAGCTGCTGGTGGCGAAGCTGCTGCTGAGCAAACAGAATTCGATCTAATTCTTGAAGGTGCTGGCGGACAGAAAATTAAAGTAATTAAAGTTGTTCGTGAAATCACTGGTTTAGGCTTAAAAGAAGCAAAAGAACTTGTTGATAACACTCCAAAACCTATTAAAGAAGGTATTGCTAAAGAAGAAGCAGAAGAACTTAAAGCGAAACTTGAAGAAGTTGGTGCTTCTGTAGAAGTTAAGTAATTCTTAATAAATAAAAGCTCGCTGTATTTCATATGGCGAGCTTTTCTACATTATGACATTATAGGGGTTACATATCGCTTGCTATTTAGTGAAGGGAGACGTTTCTTTGACGGATCACTATTATTCCAGTAATCCAAACGCTAAAAGTGATAAAAGTATTTGGAATTACACCTTGTTGGGTCATTCTTTTGAATTTCATTCTGATGCAGGAGTTTTCTCAAAAAAAGAGGTTGATTTTGGATCAAAACTTTTGATTGAAACATTTTCCGTACCGCAAGTTGAGGGGGATATTTTAGATGTTGGCTGTGGCTATGGTCCTATCGGTCTATCTATTGCCAAGCTGTGCCCTAAAAGGAAACTGTATATGGTTGATGTTAACGAAAGAGCTGTAAGTCTTGCGAAAGAGAATGCATTGAAAAACAAGGTTGATAATGTTGAGATTATTCAAAGTGATTTATATGAATTGGTTGAAAGTCAACAATTTGCAGCTATATTATCCAACCCTCCAATAAGAGCTGGTAAAAAGGTTACTTATACGATCTATGAAGAAAGTGTTGATCATCTTCTTCCAGGAGGAGAACTTTGGATTGTTATTCAGAAGAAACAAGGAGCGCCATCTGTTATGAAAAAATTAGAACAACTCTTCTGTGATGTGTCGGTAGTGGCGAGAAAAAAAAGGCTATTTTATCATCTGTGCAAAAAAGGATTGACGTAGATGGTGAAGCTATGATAGCATTAAAAAATGCCAATATATTAAAGTCGGAAAGTGTGTTTGTTTATCTTGACAATGTATAAAAGATATGCATTAGGATAAACTAGTGAAATATGTAGTGTTTACTTGGTTTTGCAAAGGAAAAACCATTTTTTCTATGTTCTTAATTATTTCTTATTTAGGTAAGAAATAATCCTAGTTTATGATAGATCTGTGCTGTATTTTTAGCGCAGTTTAATAAAATGTAAATAGTATTTAATGTTACTATATAACGATTAATTATTATTTACAAGAAAATATTACGTAGGATTTGAGGGGTGAATCAGTTGACAGGTCAACTTGTTCAATATGGACGACACCGCCATCGCAGAAGCTATGCGCGTATTAGCGAAGTTTTAGAATTACCAAATCTTATCGAAATTCAAACCTCTTCTTATCAGTGGTTTCTTGATGAGGGTCTTAGAGAAATGTTCCAAGATATTTCACCTATTGAGGATTTCACTGGTAACCTCTCGCTAGAATTCATTGATTATAGCTTAGGTGAACCTAAATACTCCGTCGAGGAATCAAAAGAAAGAGATGTCACCTATGCGGCTCCACTACGAGTTAAGGTTCGACTTATCAATAAGGAAACTGGAGAAGTAAAGGACCAGGATGTTTTCATGGGAGACTTCCCATTAATGACAGATACAGGGACATTTGTCATTAACGGTGCTGAACGTGTAATTGTCTCTCAATTAGTTCGTTCACCAAGTGTTTACTATAGTAAAAAAATTGATAAAAATGGTAAGAGGGGCTTCACAGCTACCGTTATCCCTAATCGTGGTGCTTGGTTAGAATATGAAACGGATGCAAAAGATGTCGTTCATGTACGTATAGATCGAACGCGCAAACTACCAGTGACGGTTTTATTGAGAGCGTTAGGGTTCAATACGGACCAAGAAATAATTGATTTACTAGGTGAGAATGAATACTTAAGAAACACATTGGATAAAGATAACACGGAAACAACAGAAAAGGCTTTATTAGAAATATATGAACGCCTCCGCCCAGGAGAACCACCGACAGTTGACAACGCTAAGAGTCTACTTGAATCTCGTTTTTTTGATCCAAAAAGATATGATTTAGCTAATGTTGGTCGTTATAAGATTAACAAGAAGCTTCATATAAAAAATAGACTTTTTAATCAACGTATTGCTCAATCGTTAGTTGATCCTGAAACGGGAGAAATAATTGTAGAAAAAGATACGGTTATTGATCGACGAATATTAGACAAGATCTTAGACCGTATAGAAAATGGAGTGGGCTTTAAATCTTTCCAACCTAATGGTGGAGTGATTGAAGAAGAAGTCACGCTTCAATCTATTAATATTTACGCACCGAATGATCCGGATGGTGAGCAAACCATTACTCTACTAGGAAATGCTAATGTTGAAGAAGGGGTTAAAAACATTGATCCCGCTGATATTCTATCGTCTATTAGTTATTTCTTTAACTTATTGCATGGGGTAGGCGATGTCGATGACATTGATCATCTTGGGAAATAGACGACTTCGTTCAGTTGGAGAACTCTTGCAGAACCAGTTTAGAATCGGATTATCAAGAATGGAGAGAGTTGTTCGAGAACGTATGTCCATTCAGGACACGAACACAATTACTCCGCAGCAGTTAATTAACATTCGCCCAGTCATTGCGTCCATTAAAGAATTTTTTGGAAGTTCGCAGCTTTCGCAATTTATGGATCAAACAAACCCTCTTGCGGAATTGACCCATAAAAGAAGATTGTCTGCACTTGGACCTGGTGGGTTAACTCGTGAACGTGCTGGCTTTGAAGTTCGTGATGTTCACTATTCTCACTATGGACGTATGTGTCCAATTGAAACACCTGAGGGACCAAATATCGGCTTGATTAACTCACTATCATCCTATGCAAAAGTGAATAAATTCGGTTTTATCGAAACACCATACCGTCGCGTTGACCCTGAAACTGGACGCGTTACAGATCGAATTGATTATTTAACAGCTGATGAACAAGATAACTATGTTGTGGCCCAAGCAAATGCGAGACTAGGTGAAGATGGAGAATTTATTGATGACAAGGTCGTTTCAAGATTTAGAGAGGAAAACATCGTAGCAAATGCAGATCGAATTGATTACATGGATGTCTCTCCAATGCAAGTTGTTTCTGCTGCAACAGCGTGCATTCCTTTCTTGGAAAATGATGACTCGAACCGTGCGTTAATGGGAGCAAACATGCAACGTCAAGCTGTTCCTCTTTTAAACCCTGAGTCACCTATTGTAGGGACAGGAATGGAACATATGTCTGCTAAAGACTCGGGAAGCTGCTGTTATTTGCCGCCATGACGGTGTGGTTGAGAGAGTAGAAGCTCACCAAGTTTTAGTGCGTCGTTATAAAGAAGTAGATGGACAAAAGGTTAAGGGGGACCTTGATCGTTATAATATGCAAAAATTTATCCGCTCTAACCAGGGGACTTGTTATAACCAAAGACCAATTGTATCTGTGAACGATGAGGTCGTAAAAGGTGAAATCCTAGCAGATGGTCCATCTATGGAATTGGGAGAACTTGGCTTAGGTAGAAATGTCATGGTTGGATTTATGACGTGGGATGGATATAACTATGAAGATGCGATCATTATGAGTCAACGTTTAGTTAAAGATGACGTTTACACATCGATCCATATTGAAGAGTATGAATCAGAATCCCGTGATACAAAGTTAGGTCCAGAAGAGATTACAAGAGACATTCCAAACGTAGGTGAAGATGCGCTTCGCAATTTAGATGACCGTGGGATTATCCGAGTTGGTGCTGAGGTAAAAGACGGTGACCTATTAGTTGGTAAGGTTACGCCAAAGGGTGTTACAGAATTAACAGCTGAAGAACGTTTATTACATGCTATCTTTGGGGAAAAGGCAAGAGAAGTAAGAGACACTTCATTACGTGTCCCTCATGGTGGAGAAGGGATTATCCTTGATGTGAAAGTTTTCAATCGCGAAGATGGGGATGAATTACCACCAGGGGTTAACCAATTAGTTAGAGTTTATATCGTTCAGAAGAGAAAGATTTCTGAAGGGGATAAAATGGCTGGACGTCACGGTAATAAAGGTGTTATTTCTCGTATATTACCTGAGGAAGACATGCCGTTTTTACCAGACGGAACACCGATCGATATCATGTTAAATCCTCTGGGCGTTCCATCACGTATGAATATTGGTCAGGTTTTAGAGCTTCATTTAGGTATGGCCGCAAGACAATTAGGGATCCATGTAGCTACTCCTGTTTTTGATGGTGCTCGTGAAGAAGACGTATGGGCGACATTGGAAGAGGCAGGTATGGCTAGAGACGGGAAGACCGTCTTATATGATGGTCGTACTGGAGAACCATTCGATAATCGTGTATCGGTTGGAATTATGTACATGATCAAACTTGCACACATGGTAGATGATAAGTTGCATGCACGTTCAACAGGACCATATTCACTTGTTACACAACAGCCACTGGGAGGTAAAGCTCAGTTCGGTGGACAACGTTTTGGTGAGATGGAAGTTTGGGCTCTTGAAGCATACGGTGCAGCTTATACTTTGCAAGAAATATTGACTGTAAAATCCGATGATGTTGTCG
This portion of the Bacillus carboniphilus genome encodes:
- the rplL gene encoding 50S ribosomal protein L7/L12, producing MTKEQIIEAVKEMTVLELNDLVKAIEEEFGVTAAAPVAMAGGAAGGEAAAEQTEFDLILEGAGGQKIKVIKVVREITGLGLKEAKELVDNTPKPIKEGIAKEEAEELKAKLEEVGASVEVK